From a single Crateriforma spongiae genomic region:
- a CDS encoding sugar ABC transporter ATP-binding protein yields the protein MPQSSSDPHRLAVEGISKKYPGVLALDDVDMDVAAGEVLAVVGENGAGKSTLMKILAGIQSPDQGHILLNDASIRFHHPGEAIASGIALIHQELNLHGNLSVAENIYLGREPQRLGWLNRRELNRMAASVLGQVGLDVAPTQPLWMLSTASRQLVEIAKAISINASFVIMDEPTSSLSHRETERLFGVVESLKATGVGIVYISHRLAEVDRLADRVEMLRDGKNSGNFARGRYSHADLINAMVGRPLELKRRREPSTDAPATKVSATDTSAAEPPQPRLRCEGVQTAPDTRPIDLSVWPGEIVGIAGLVGSGRTELLQTIFGIRANHNTAVAEAVWVDGHPVPTGSVRDAMRAGLALVPEDRKDEGLLIASDVRTNTTIAALSDAPAAPRIDRSWESIHTQQMIQDLGIKTSGQTVDVSTLSGGNQQKVALGKWLLRDPKVLLLDEPTRGVDVGAKQEIYQLLQRLADQGMAILFVSSELEEVLTLADRVAVMCDGNIAGELTGDEISENAIVQLAIGAPDATAIRAS from the coding sequence GTGCCGCAATCATCCAGTGATCCCCACCGGCTTGCGGTCGAAGGGATCAGCAAGAAATATCCCGGCGTCCTTGCGCTGGACGATGTTGATATGGATGTTGCCGCCGGCGAAGTGTTGGCCGTCGTTGGTGAGAACGGCGCGGGCAAAAGCACGCTGATGAAAATTCTGGCCGGGATCCAATCACCGGACCAGGGCCACATTCTGTTGAACGATGCATCGATTCGCTTTCATCATCCCGGCGAAGCCATCGCGTCGGGAATCGCATTGATTCACCAAGAACTAAATCTTCACGGCAATCTATCGGTTGCCGAAAACATCTACCTGGGCCGGGAACCACAACGACTGGGCTGGTTGAACCGGCGCGAATTGAATCGGATGGCCGCGTCCGTTCTGGGGCAGGTCGGTTTGGATGTGGCACCGACCCAACCGCTGTGGATGCTCAGCACCGCTTCGCGCCAACTGGTTGAAATTGCCAAGGCGATTTCCATCAATGCATCCTTCGTCATCATGGACGAACCGACCAGCAGCCTTAGCCACCGCGAAACCGAACGGCTGTTCGGTGTGGTCGAATCGTTGAAAGCGACCGGGGTCGGCATCGTCTACATTTCCCATCGCCTGGCCGAAGTCGATCGACTGGCGGATCGCGTCGAAATGCTGCGTGACGGCAAGAACAGTGGCAATTTCGCGAGAGGCCGGTACAGCCACGCGGACTTGATCAATGCGATGGTGGGGCGGCCTTTGGAATTAAAACGGCGACGCGAACCATCGACCGATGCACCGGCAACGAAAGTGTCTGCCACCGATACGTCTGCCGCCGAACCGCCACAGCCACGTCTGCGATGCGAAGGCGTGCAAACGGCCCCCGACACCCGGCCGATCGATTTGTCGGTATGGCCGGGGGAAATTGTTGGGATTGCGGGATTGGTTGGATCGGGTCGCACCGAACTGTTGCAAACCATTTTCGGCATTCGTGCGAACCATAACACCGCCGTGGCTGAAGCTGTCTGGGTCGACGGCCATCCCGTGCCCACGGGTTCGGTCCGTGATGCGATGCGTGCCGGATTGGCGTTGGTTCCGGAAGACCGCAAAGACGAAGGCCTATTGATCGCCAGTGATGTCCGCACCAACACGACGATCGCAGCCTTATCCGACGCGCCAGCGGCCCCACGCATCGATCGATCCTGGGAATCGATCCACACACAACAGATGATTCAAGACTTGGGGATCAAAACGTCGGGACAAACCGTCGACGTTTCCACGCTGTCTGGTGGCAATCAGCAAAAGGTTGCGTTGGGGAAATGGTTGCTGCGTGATCCCAAGGTCCTGCTGCTGGATGAACCCACCCGCGGTGTCGATGTCGGTGCGAAACAAGAAATTTATCAACTGCTGCAGCGTTTGGCGGATCAAGGCATGGCCATCCTGTTTGTCAGCAGCGAACTGGAAGAAGTGCTAACACTTGCCGATCGAGTGGCGGTGATGTGCGACGGTAACATCGCAGGCGAATTGACCGGAGACGAGATCAGCGAAAACGCGATCGTTCAATTGGCGATCGGTGCGCCGGATGCCACCGCCATCCGGGCATCATGA
- a CDS encoding ABC transporter permease yields the protein MWPTKNIGIFLLLLAIMVIASLINGSFVDPANLKTLIRDTSLYGLISLGVAVVIITGGIDLSIGSMIALCGVMLVQVVNVHYEPTDFTASVSQVVRQGSELAATLGPSDESDLSLIRLSTMPDTVNEGDRLVYSGVTGQSFVSLAGIHQTDGTTFLTTRDTARSLSVGTQVQLETIAYTPPLLACSLVLGFAGLLGCIHGILVTWLRLQPFVVTLCGLLIYRGAARVWTGDDQIGLQNALPGFKAAITGTAFQFPLPLIGRISGATDDWSAWVWVDFPVTGVLLVLVGIVGWVLLNRTVWGRHLLATGQNETAARYSGVSTDRLVIAAYVVCSLLAGLAGILFTLEWNSVQPGSSGNFYELYAIAAAVLGGCSLRGGQGAVLGVIAGAAVMRCLYKAIVVLGIPQEWEMVIIGMALLCSVIVDEVLRRLGGKTSKAG from the coding sequence ATGTGGCCCACAAAGAACATCGGAATCTTTTTATTGTTGCTGGCGATCATGGTGATTGCCAGTTTGATCAACGGCAGCTTTGTTGATCCCGCGAATCTGAAAACATTGATCCGCGATACCAGTCTGTATGGTCTGATCTCACTTGGCGTTGCGGTCGTCATCATCACCGGCGGCATCGATCTTTCGATCGGATCCATGATCGCGCTGTGTGGTGTGATGCTGGTCCAGGTGGTCAACGTTCATTACGAGCCAACAGACTTTACCGCTTCGGTGAGCCAGGTTGTACGCCAGGGATCCGAGTTGGCCGCGACGTTGGGGCCGTCCGATGAGAGCGATTTATCGCTGATCCGCCTGTCTACGATGCCCGATACCGTCAACGAAGGCGACCGGTTGGTTTATTCGGGCGTCACGGGGCAATCCTTTGTCAGTTTGGCGGGCATTCATCAGACGGACGGCACGACGTTTTTGACAACGCGAGACACGGCCCGTTCGCTTAGCGTGGGTACCCAAGTCCAACTGGAAACCATTGCGTACACGCCGCCACTGTTGGCCTGCAGTCTGGTCTTGGGATTCGCCGGCCTGCTGGGCTGCATTCACGGAATTCTGGTGACTTGGCTGCGGTTGCAACCGTTCGTCGTCACCCTGTGTGGGCTACTGATCTATCGGGGTGCTGCCAGAGTATGGACGGGCGATGATCAGATCGGGCTTCAAAATGCCTTGCCCGGTTTCAAGGCGGCCATCACGGGTACTGCATTTCAGTTTCCGTTGCCACTGATTGGACGGATCAGCGGTGCGACCGACGATTGGTCCGCGTGGGTCTGGGTGGACTTTCCGGTCACCGGTGTCTTGTTGGTCTTGGTGGGCATCGTCGGCTGGGTCTTGCTGAACCGCACGGTTTGGGGACGCCACCTGTTGGCCACCGGGCAAAACGAAACCGCAGCTCGATATAGCGGTGTGTCGACCGATCGACTGGTGATTGCGGCCTATGTCGTCTGCAGCCTGCTTGCGGGTTTGGCCGGAATTCTGTTCACGTTGGAATGGAACTCGGTCCAGCCCGGATCTAGCGGCAATTTCTATGAACTGTACGCGATCGCGGCGGCCGTGCTGGGTGGATGTTCGCTGCGTGGCGGGCAGGGTGCCGTGTTGGGCGTGATCGCCGGAGCTGCGGTCATGCGTTGCCTTTACAAAGCGATCGTGGTCCTGGGGATTCCACAGGAATGGGAGATGGTGATCATCGGCATGGCGTTGCTGTGCAGCGTGATCGTGGACGAAGTCCTGCGTCGCTTGGGCGGCAAGACATCCAAGGCAGGTTAG
- a CDS encoding DUF1552 domain-containing protein — MTEPMQLRDRTTRGSKRFGRSRREFLRTLGISAAAAPFALSLPSLGWAGSNVAKPKKRIVFVFSPNGVIPKHFWPDNTGADYDVKRILEPLAGFQSRMTTLHGVNNQIRGDGDGHMRGIGCLLTGIELFPGDVQGGSDTPAGWSMGISVDQKIKNHLQANEQTRTRYGSLEFGVMVPDRADTWTRLSYAGPNQPVAPIDNPYQMFDRLYGKTHDRELLGSVLDGVVDDLRRLKKVVSSEDYQLLEDHLAMVRKVESDLKIERESIQRSSELETKDLGHAVPELTPNVEEENDNMPEITRMQIELLTSAFRSDFARVATFQITNSVGNPKMRWLDIDESHHSLSHEPDSNAEAYEKLIRINTWYAEQVAALAKRLDETPEPGADGSMLDHTTIVWTNELGKGNSHTRNNIPFVFVGDGLGFKTGQAMDFGGVPHNRLLMSFLQAFDCPQESFGNPDFCGDGVLNDLFV, encoded by the coding sequence ATGACCGAGCCTATGCAACTGCGTGATCGCACCACGCGTGGTTCCAAACGATTCGGCCGCAGTCGACGTGAATTCTTGCGGACCCTGGGGATCAGCGCCGCCGCCGCGCCGTTTGCTCTGTCGCTGCCCAGTCTAGGTTGGGCGGGCAGCAACGTCGCCAAGCCGAAGAAGCGAATCGTCTTCGTGTTCAGCCCCAACGGCGTGATCCCCAAGCATTTCTGGCCCGACAACACGGGTGCGGACTACGACGTCAAACGAATTTTGGAACCACTGGCGGGCTTCCAATCGCGAATGACCACACTGCATGGCGTCAACAACCAGATCCGGGGTGACGGTGACGGGCACATGCGCGGCATCGGTTGTCTGTTGACCGGGATCGAATTGTTTCCCGGTGATGTCCAAGGCGGAAGCGATACCCCGGCCGGCTGGTCGATGGGCATTTCAGTTGACCAAAAGATCAAGAACCATCTTCAGGCGAACGAACAAACGCGGACCCGTTACGGGTCGCTGGAATTCGGCGTCATGGTTCCCGATCGCGCGGACACCTGGACACGCCTTTCCTACGCGGGACCGAATCAGCCGGTCGCACCGATCGACAACCCGTACCAAATGTTCGATCGCCTGTATGGCAAGACACATGATCGCGAGCTATTGGGCAGTGTTTTGGATGGCGTCGTCGATGATTTGCGACGGTTGAAGAAGGTCGTCAGCAGCGAGGATTATCAACTGCTGGAAGACCACTTGGCGATGGTCCGCAAAGTCGAATCCGACCTGAAGATTGAACGCGAATCGATCCAGCGTTCGTCGGAACTGGAGACCAAGGATTTGGGACATGCGGTTCCCGAATTGACGCCGAATGTCGAGGAAGAAAACGACAACATGCCGGAAATCACTCGGATGCAGATCGAACTGCTGACCAGTGCTTTCCGATCCGATTTCGCCCGTGTCGCGACGTTCCAAATCACCAACAGCGTGGGGAATCCCAAGATGCGTTGGCTGGACATCGATGAAAGCCACCATTCACTGTCCCATGAACCGGACAGCAACGCCGAAGCGTATGAAAAACTGATTCGCATCAACACTTGGTACGCAGAACAGGTCGCGGCGTTGGCGAAACGGCTGGACGAAACGCCGGAACCCGGTGCCGATGGTTCGATGTTGGATCACACCACGATCGTGTGGACGAACGAACTGGGTAAAGGAAATTCGCACACTCGCAATAACATTCCGTTTGTCTTTGTCGGCGATGGGCTTGGTTTCAAGACCGGCCAGGCGATGGACTTCGGCGGCGTTCCACACAATCGCTTGCTGATGAGCTTCTTGCAGGCGTTTGATTGTCCCCAAGAATCGTTCGGCAACCCCGATTTTTGTGGCGACGGCGTGTTGAACGATCTGTTCGTTTGA
- the larA gene encoding nickel-dependent lactate racemase, translated as MPYRLNYGRGHLEISVPSECIVTEIRKPAMPVLQDADGAIAEALDTPRGCESLTQLAGKATSACIAICDITRPVPNGLFLQPMIRRIMAAGIDASNITVLVATGLHRPNLGDELEELLGDAWVRQNVQVVNHEARDDQQHVHVGTTRKRSTVVRLDRRFVEADLKIVTGLVEPHFMAGYSGGRKVIAPGLAHQETITTFHNHRFMSDPAARNCNFDQNPLHEDQLEILQMLGDVYALNTVIDEQRRLSFVNFGECLQSHAGAVQFVQPFCEIVVPRRFKTVVTSAAGYPLDKTYYQTIKGMVAAMNILAPGGDLIIASQCSEGMGSPEFVNSQKQLLEMRADAFLNHIAQQSHADIDQWQTQMQTKPMSIGRVRLYSDGIPDQHRALTCVDVVSSVDDAIAESVQRHQDRHVAIIPEGPYVVPFCEQDVMAHT; from the coding sequence ATGCCCTATCGATTGAACTACGGCCGCGGACATCTGGAAATTAGCGTTCCCAGCGAATGTATCGTGACGGAAATTCGAAAGCCCGCGATGCCAGTTTTGCAGGACGCCGATGGGGCGATCGCCGAGGCATTGGACACGCCACGCGGATGCGAGTCGTTGACGCAATTGGCGGGTAAAGCCACGTCTGCTTGTATTGCAATCTGTGACATTACGCGACCGGTTCCCAACGGGCTGTTTTTACAGCCGATGATCCGCCGGATCATGGCCGCCGGCATCGATGCGTCCAACATCACGGTGCTGGTCGCCACAGGTCTGCATCGACCCAATCTGGGCGATGAATTGGAAGAGCTACTGGGTGACGCTTGGGTTCGCCAAAACGTCCAAGTGGTGAATCACGAGGCACGCGATGACCAGCAACATGTGCATGTCGGAACCACACGCAAACGATCCACCGTTGTTCGACTGGATCGCCGCTTCGTCGAAGCTGACTTGAAAATCGTGACCGGACTTGTCGAACCCCATTTCATGGCGGGCTATTCCGGCGGACGGAAGGTTATTGCGCCCGGGTTGGCTCACCAAGAAACAATCACGACTTTCCACAATCATCGGTTCATGTCCGATCCGGCGGCCCGCAATTGCAACTTTGATCAGAACCCATTGCATGAAGACCAGCTGGAAATCTTGCAGATGCTAGGCGACGTGTACGCGTTGAACACGGTCATTGACGAGCAACGCCGATTGTCGTTTGTCAATTTCGGCGAATGTTTGCAAAGCCACGCCGGCGCCGTGCAATTCGTCCAACCTTTCTGCGAAATCGTGGTCCCACGTCGCTTCAAGACGGTGGTAACCAGTGCGGCGGGTTATCCGCTGGACAAAACCTATTACCAAACGATCAAAGGTATGGTCGCGGCAATGAACATTTTGGCGCCCGGCGGTGATTTGATCATCGCTTCGCAGTGCAGTGAGGGCATGGGGTCGCCGGAGTTTGTCAATTCACAAAAGCAATTGCTGGAAATGCGGGCCGATGCATTCCTGAATCACATTGCACAACAATCGCATGCGGATATCGATCAATGGCAAACGCAGATGCAAACCAAGCCGATGTCGATCGGACGTGTCCGCCTTTATTCGGACGGGATCCCCGATCAGCACCGCGCGTTGACCTGTGTCGATGTGGTGTCGTCCGTTGACGACGCGATCGCCGAAAGTGTGCAACGTCACCAGGATCGGCACGTCGCTATCATCCCCGAAGGACCATACGTGGTTCCCTTTTGTGAACAAGACGTCATGGCGCACACCTAG
- a CDS encoding DUF1588 domain-containing protein, whose product MNFPPTKLAAAWLCGGWIGFILLGATSVTADEGSRLDLSPLQEKGRKIYQSQCADCHGAAGQGNEDYYPDPLVGDDSSGQLAELIADTMPEGEPELCEGDDALAVAQYIYDAFYSEAAQIRNRPPRQRLQRLTANQLRQSFADLYATVEGLPGSIDKYGLKAQYFDGDRWKKEKLKIERVDPFLDFDFDRQSPGEGISAEAFYIQWNGGLKVDQTGRYELVVNSTLSMIMDFGSHGDRLIDNHVQSGDKTEFRRSVWLDAGRIYPLQIQFIQRKRKTELPPARIRLAWVPPGDVEHTIPTRNLVADWVPSMRSIQAPLPPDDRSYGYERGLSVDPAWESSTTDVALEFATLVHDELLPRYRRDKKHRKLEKRQAMKKLLADIVSRAFRSPLSDADQDRYIDQPLQTTESDLDAIKRVMLMVLKSPRFLYPTLDIQASPSRQTLNRLSLILHDSLPTESWQIDEADQGKIQTVEEVRRHARRLFDDHRTRAKLRDFYAGWLNLDRLHDLNKDPERFPGFTPEIAADVRRSLMWTLNDVAGDNDLTFQDLFTTRHTLTSALLGDYYGDGFAPIAKADSESSENQSDGTNDRVGLIVDQPAHLVRSVDSDDRYGLLNHPYLMGGLAYHDATSPIHRGVFLIRYMLGRTLRPPNAAFAPLSIDLHPDLTTRQRVELQTGEVSCQVCHSKINGLGFTLENYDPTGRFRELDAGQTVDASGGYESRSGESQSFRGADELAQYLANGPDSRRGFIHRLFQHFVKQPPAAYGPGTLDRLEQYFAEHDFNVRELVIEIATIAATDALEES is encoded by the coding sequence ATGAACTTCCCGCCAACAAAACTGGCCGCCGCATGGTTATGCGGAGGCTGGATCGGCTTCATCCTGCTCGGTGCCACCAGCGTTACCGCCGATGAAGGTTCGCGTCTGGATCTGTCGCCTTTGCAGGAAAAGGGCCGCAAGATCTACCAATCGCAATGCGCCGATTGTCATGGAGCGGCCGGGCAAGGCAACGAGGACTATTACCCGGATCCGCTGGTCGGAGACGATTCCTCCGGTCAACTGGCTGAACTGATCGCCGACACCATGCCGGAAGGCGAACCGGAGCTGTGCGAAGGCGACGATGCCTTGGCCGTAGCTCAATACATCTACGACGCCTTTTACAGCGAAGCCGCCCAAATCCGAAATCGGCCGCCCAGGCAACGGCTTCAACGATTGACGGCCAACCAGTTGCGTCAGTCCTTTGCCGATCTGTACGCAACCGTCGAAGGGCTGCCGGGATCGATCGACAAGTATGGTTTGAAGGCCCAGTATTTCGACGGCGACCGCTGGAAAAAGGAAAAACTGAAGATCGAACGCGTCGATCCGTTCCTGGATTTTGATTTCGATCGACAGTCTCCCGGCGAAGGCATTTCTGCCGAAGCCTTCTACATCCAATGGAACGGTGGCCTGAAAGTCGACCAAACCGGTCGCTATGAATTGGTCGTCAACAGCACGTTGTCGATGATCATGGACTTCGGCAGCCATGGCGATCGACTGATCGACAACCACGTCCAGTCCGGTGACAAAACAGAATTTCGTCGCTCGGTTTGGTTGGATGCCGGACGAATCTATCCGCTTCAGATCCAATTCATCCAACGCAAACGCAAAACAGAACTTCCCCCGGCGCGTATTCGATTGGCCTGGGTGCCGCCGGGCGACGTCGAACACACGATTCCGACACGAAACCTGGTGGCTGATTGGGTTCCATCGATGCGATCGATCCAGGCCCCATTGCCGCCGGATGATCGCAGCTACGGCTACGAGCGAGGACTTTCGGTCGATCCTGCTTGGGAATCCAGCACCACCGATGTGGCTTTGGAATTTGCCACGCTGGTGCACGATGAGCTTTTGCCACGCTATCGTCGCGACAAGAAGCATCGCAAGTTGGAAAAACGACAAGCGATGAAGAAGTTGTTGGCCGACATCGTCTCCCGCGCTTTTCGAAGCCCGTTGTCCGATGCCGACCAAGATCGCTACATCGACCAGCCGCTTCAGACCACCGAAAGCGACTTGGACGCGATCAAACGAGTCATGTTGATGGTCCTAAAGTCGCCAAGGTTCTTGTATCCGACGCTGGACATTCAGGCATCGCCGTCGCGACAAACGCTGAACCGATTGTCGCTGATTCTGCACGATTCACTGCCCACTGAATCGTGGCAAATTGACGAAGCCGATCAAGGCAAAATACAGACGGTGGAAGAGGTTCGCCGGCATGCGCGTCGACTGTTTGACGACCATCGAACTCGGGCCAAGCTTCGTGATTTTTATGCAGGCTGGCTCAACTTGGATCGATTGCACGACTTGAACAAAGATCCAGAGCGGTTTCCAGGGTTTACACCGGAGATTGCTGCGGATGTTCGGCGATCATTGATGTGGACGTTGAATGACGTGGCCGGCGACAACGATTTGACTTTCCAAGACTTGTTCACGACGCGTCACACGCTGACCTCCGCTTTGTTGGGTGATTACTACGGCGACGGATTCGCTCCCATCGCCAAGGCCGACAGTGAATCATCCGAAAACCAGAGCGACGGCACGAACGATCGCGTCGGTTTGATCGTCGATCAGCCGGCCCACTTGGTCCGATCTGTGGATTCAGACGATCGGTATGGGTTGTTGAATCATCCGTACTTGATGGGCGGCTTGGCCTATCACGACGCAACGTCACCGATTCATCGCGGCGTTTTCTTGATTCGATACATGCTGGGGCGAACCCTGCGGCCGCCCAATGCCGCCTTTGCTCCGCTTAGCATTGATTTGCATCCAGATTTGACAACACGACAACGTGTCGAACTGCAGACCGGCGAAGTCAGTTGCCAGGTCTGTCACTCGAAAATCAACGGTCTGGGATTCACGCTGGAAAACTATGACCCGACCGGTCGCTTTCGCGAACTCGATGCGGGGCAAACCGTCGATGCGTCGGGCGGATACGAAAGCCGCAGTGGTGAATCGCAGTCGTTCCGCGGCGCCGACGAATTGGCCCAGTATTTGGCCAACGGACCCGATTCTCGCCGTGGTTTCATTCACCGTCTGTTTCAGCATTTCGTCAAACAGCCCCCGGCCGCCTACGGACCGGGTACGCTGGACCGTCTGGAACAGTACTTCGCAGAACACGATTTCAACGTTCGCGAACTCGTCATCGAGATCGCAACCATTGCCGCTACTGATGCCCTGGAGGAAAGCTGA